A region from the Caldicellulosiruptor naganoensis genome encodes:
- a CDS encoding type II secretion system protein: protein MKVKGFSLIEAIVAVAIFAIILIPIGIAFNQSIRVTSKSKENMDIAQVLNKAMEKMYADMGNDDSHFADVVYSLPDYSGSELEFGNDKYKVKYTVKRIDCDFDLILVADASNTMSVYQKVYDATYGGVKYDLSLSIPPSLSGVVNIEVYKEISGIDRAEYRFNNIPLIVNNPNFKIYFIDNTSTVNCNIDGVFEMNGGIRTSNYTTQLLEVWSKSFTVGSAASPTPSPTASPAGNFTTQRSTVKFISYTNSKFYHQLFEVTMEIWNEQKNRKVREYKFIVRG, encoded by the coding sequence ATGAAGGTAAAGGGTTTTTCGTTAATAGAGGCTATAGTTGCTGTTGCTATATTTGCTATAATATTGATTCCAATTGGTATTGCATTTAACCAGTCAATAAGGGTAACCTCAAAGTCAAAAGAGAATATGGATATTGCACAGGTTTTGAACAAAGCAATGGAAAAAATGTATGCTGATATGGGAAATGATGATAGTCATTTTGCGGATGTAGTATATTCATTACCAGACTATAGTGGTAGTGAACTTGAATTTGGCAATGACAAATATAAAGTAAAATATACTGTAAAAAGGATTGATTGTGATTTCGATTTAATACTTGTAGCTGATGCTTCAAATACAATGTCAGTATACCAAAAAGTGTACGATGCAACTTATGGTGGTGTGAAATATGACCTTAGTTTATCTATTCCTCCAAGTTTAAGTGGAGTTGTAAATATAGAAGTTTATAAGGAAATAAGCGGAATAGACCGAGCTGAGTATAGATTTAATAATATACCATTAATAGTTAATAATCCCAATTTTAAAATTTACTTTATTGACAATACTTCTACTGTAAATTGTAATATTGATGGTGTCTTTGAAATGAACGGGGGAATTCGAACATCAAATTACACTACTCAACTATTAGAAGTATGGTCTAAAAGCTTTACAGTAGGTTCTGCGGCATCTCCTACACCAAGTCCGACAGCAAGTCCAGCTGGTAATTTTACCACACAAAGGTCCACAGTGAAATTTATTTCGTACACCAATTCAAAATTTTACCATCAGCTTTTTGAGGTAACCATGGAAATTTGGAACGAACAAAAGAATAGAAAAGTGAGGGAGTACAAATTTATTGTGAGGGGGTAA
- a CDS encoding late competence development ComFB family protein, with amino-acid sequence MYVVKNLMEELVQKYYEKIIDELDVCKCEKCKADVMALALNRLPPRYCVTEDGKMFVKLKELEIQFEVDITAALAAAAYIVKNNMRHEERDCKNEI; translated from the coding sequence ATGTATGTTGTAAAAAATCTGATGGAAGAACTTGTTCAAAAATACTATGAGAAAATAATTGATGAATTGGACGTTTGCAAATGCGAAAAATGCAAAGCCGATGTAATGGCATTGGCTCTGAATAGACTTCCACCTCGGTATTGTGTGACTGAAGATGGTAAGATGTTTGTGAAATTAAAAGAATTAGAAATTCAATTTGAAGTAGATATAACTGCTGCGCTGGCAGCAGCGGCGTATATAGTCAAAAATAATATGAGGCATGAAGAAAGGGATTGTAAGAATGAAATATAG
- a CDS encoding prepilin peptidase, translating to MLEAVVGTLGLVIGSFLNVCIYRIPRGESIIFPSSHCPNCGKRIRWFDLIPVLSFIILKGKCRYCKSPISPLYPAVEALCCLLAVVSVKVFGLSVSAFLLFLIGCILLYISVVDFKTYEMSVTSILLLAILKFGFEVSLKGVSKTSMTFVVLGPILNALLVGLIYLITRGIAMGLGDVLLLMAGGIGFSVRQAIVCNFIAFFVAFLYVLGLKFVQSILKGNEKKREIPFGPFISIGIFVSTVAGERIADLYYQLIIVR from the coding sequence ATGTTAGAGGCAGTAGTGGGAACGTTGGGATTGGTTATTGGCAGCTTCCTGAATGTATGCATCTACAGAATACCTCGAGGGGAATCAATTATATTCCCCTCGAGTCATTGTCCAAATTGTGGAAAAAGAATAAGATGGTTTGATTTAATCCCTGTCTTAAGCTTTATTATCCTGAAAGGGAAGTGCAGGTATTGCAAAAGTCCAATTTCACCCTTATATCCGGCTGTTGAAGCTTTGTGTTGTTTGCTTGCGGTAGTAAGCGTAAAAGTGTTTGGTTTGAGTGTATCAGCTTTTTTATTATTTTTGATAGGCTGTATCCTGTTATACATTTCAGTTGTAGATTTCAAAACTTACGAGATGAGCGTAACAAGTATTCTTTTGCTTGCCATTTTAAAGTTTGGGTTTGAGGTGAGTTTAAAAGGGGTTTCAAAAACCTCAATGACGTTTGTGGTGCTTGGACCAATTTTAAATGCTCTTCTGGTAGGGCTTATATACTTAATTACCCGGGGCATTGCTATGGGGTTAGGGGATGTTTTACTTTTGATGGCAGGTGGTATAGGGTTTTCGGTAAGACAGGCAATTGTGTGCAATTTCATAGCATTTTTTGTAGCGTTTTTATATGTTTTAGGTTTGAAGTTTGTTCAAAGCATTTTAAAGGGAAACGAGAAAAAGAGGGAGATTCCGTTTGGTCCGTTCATATCAATTGGCATATTTGTGTCAACAGTGGCAGGTGAAAGGATTGCTGATCTTTACTATCAGCTAATAATAGTGAGGTAG
- a CDS encoding prepilin-type N-terminal cleavage/methylation domain-containing protein — protein sequence MRCNLKRKSNFKLKGLTLVELIVVVAIVAIILGAIYSFFIQNFKVAQENINIARIEGEAKRLNDQVKQWLSMSDQSTINYMVVGTTKQVIMDVYQNDLPALTARPDFRIKLIYDSSSKSISIEKDFLTSSSGSSVPSPAVFIFLNGLVERFDCVYVSDLKIVIEYEVVVNKRGANRITRVYKVEHVFRNF from the coding sequence ATGAGATGTAATTTGAAAAGAAAAAGTAATTTTAAATTAAAAGGTTTGACGCTTGTTGAGCTAATAGTAGTTGTTGCAATTGTAGCAATAATCCTTGGCGCAATTTATTCTTTTTTTATACAGAACTTCAAAGTAGCACAGGAGAACATTAACATAGCTAGGATTGAGGGTGAAGCAAAAAGATTAAACGATCAGGTAAAACAATGGCTGTCAATGTCTGACCAGTCAACTATTAATTATATGGTTGTTGGTACAACTAAACAAGTAATAATGGATGTGTATCAAAATGATTTGCCAGCACTAACTGCACGACCTGATTTTAGAATTAAACTTATATATGATTCAAGTTCAAAGAGTATTAGCATTGAAAAGGATTTTTTGACATCTTCAAGTGGTTCTTCGGTTCCGTCACCTGCGGTATTCATCTTTTTAAATGGTCTTGTTGAAAGATTTGATTGTGTTTATGTTTCAGATTTAAAGATAGTAATAGAATATGAGGTTGTAGTAAATAAACGTGGAGCTAACCGTATAACCAGAGTGTACAAAGTTGAACATGTTTTTAGAAACTTTTAG
- a CDS encoding prepilin-type N-terminal cleavage/methylation domain-containing protein has product MMAWLVKQVNSKHKGFTLIEMVIVVAIIAILIAIAVPQVLKQINKSKIEADKANAKNIATAIQQWVSEGNVLNGTTNWVKIENTVPINTGNGIVDYLGSGLPKTKLKNGDFYYQYDATNQVLRIGAENSAGAVVELYPSPDPNYK; this is encoded by the coding sequence ATGATGGCTTGGCTTGTAAAGCAGGTTAACAGCAAGCACAAAGGTTTTACATTAATTGAGATGGTTATAGTTGTTGCAATAATTGCAATCTTGATTGCAATTGCGGTACCTCAAGTATTAAAACAGATAAACAAGTCAAAAATTGAGGCTGATAAGGCAAATGCAAAGAATATTGCTACAGCTATTCAGCAATGGGTTTCAGAAGGAAATGTGTTGAATGGTACAACTAACTGGGTGAAAATAGAAAATACTGTCCCTATTAACACTGGTAACGGTATAGTAGATTACTTGGGTAGTGGACTTCCAAAGACAAAGCTGAAAAATGGAGATTTTTATTATCAATATGATGCAACAAATCAAGTATTGAGAATAGGTGCTGAAAATTCTGCTGGTGCTGTTGTTGAGCTCTATCCGTCTCCAGATCCAAACTACAAATAA
- a CDS encoding PilN domain-containing protein has protein sequence MPVLKDINLLEAYSKQYKVGNEKASSVMMITLLSVIGICALISVFIFVQIISYSMKISSTTTEINSKRIIVNKIQKDLKIKEAYDIKIGFVNQKKNENRKLKELLTTLEKLTPKNLTFEMLQIENNKLNCRVASKNVESVVQFVYSLSNDPHFANVVFNGANDVEGIKKADVSADIR, from the coding sequence GTGCCGGTTCTAAAAGATATAAATTTATTAGAGGCATATAGTAAACAATATAAAGTAGGGAATGAAAAAGCAAGCAGTGTAATGATGATTACTTTATTGTCGGTAATTGGAATATGTGCTTTAATATCAGTATTTATATTTGTTCAGATAATTTCCTATTCCATGAAAATCAGCAGTACTACGACAGAAATAAACTCGAAGAGAATAATTGTAAACAAGATACAGAAAGATTTAAAGATAAAAGAGGCATATGATATAAAAATTGGGTTTGTTAATCAAAAGAAAAATGAAAACCGAAAGTTAAAGGAATTGCTTACTACTCTTGAGAAACTAACTCCCAAAAATCTGACATTTGAGATGCTGCAGATAGAAAATAACAAACTTAATTGCAGGGTGGCAAGCAAGAATGTTGAGAGTGTAGTTCAGTTTGTTTACAGCCTATCTAATGATCCACACTTTGCAAATGTAGTATTTAATGGTGCAAATGATGTGGAAGGTATCAAAAAAGCTGATGTAAGTGCTGATATAAGATAA
- the gspM gene encoding type II secretion system protein GspM, with protein sequence MGYKLSSREKNLLIIGLIVIIVVVFYSFVYSNLSQRLENLKTQYETLTAELSRLNMIISNYNAHKAEIENAKKEYAKLKDIIPPNQNALFCVVDLKRLLETVKISTSSYMFEPSQKIELGNTKNLGDQFYPYYLSSRQTWNCEYEKIHTILDKQPNFAPLFTIDSLNMTKAENKLTVNAVIKFYGFSDPQSPAREFVLNKTIKSSPTGKNNLFK encoded by the coding sequence ATGGGTTATAAACTGAGCAGTAGAGAAAAAAATTTACTGATTATTGGGTTAATAGTGATAATTGTAGTGGTTTTTTATTCATTTGTATATAGTAACTTGTCTCAAAGATTAGAGAATTTAAAAACACAGTATGAAACCCTTACTGCAGAGCTTTCAAGGTTGAATATGATAATAAGCAATTATAACGCACACAAGGCAGAAATTGAAAATGCGAAAAAAGAGTATGCTAAACTAAAAGATATTATTCCGCCAAATCAGAATGCTTTGTTTTGTGTTGTAGATTTAAAAAGACTCTTAGAAACAGTGAAGATTAGTACTTCTTCATATATGTTTGAGCCTTCCCAGAAAATTGAGCTTGGAAATACAAAAAATTTGGGTGACCAGTTTTATCCATATTATCTATCATCACGCCAAACCTGGAATTGTGAATATGAAAAAATACACACAATTCTTGATAAACAACCGAATTTTGCGCCTTTATTTACAATTGATTCGCTTAACATGACAAAAGCAGAAAACAAGTTAACGGTAAATGCAGTGATAAAATTTTACGGATTTAGCGACCCGCAAAGTCCAGCGCGTGAGTTTGTTTTGAATAAGACAATTAAGAGCAGTCCAACTGGAAAAAATAATTTATTTAAATAA
- a CDS encoding NHL repeat-containing protein, which yields MKRLIFVAVTLFVCVAILLTTVVVSASVYQIIPTKGRSEVLRLPNSVAVDSKGFIIVADTDNCRIVKFDPTGKKVFSIGMKGNQKNQFLYPAAVTCDKNGNIYVADTGNSRLVKLSPDGKWLASWEKVKVKRGKLQTPMGIAVDRKGYIYVSDYSLNKIVKYNSIGQFVSEITKLNTKGDKLNFPRGIAVDPAGNLYVADSGNNRIVVINQKGNVVSIYNKISNYFKLHHPLGIAIDQSGVNIAITDTDYHRVILYSTKIRKAYTWGKNEKNKFNLNYPTDVCFDLEGNIIVADTYNSRIVKIVIKK from the coding sequence ATGAAGAGACTCATTTTTGTCGCTGTGACTTTATTTGTATGCGTAGCTATTTTGCTAACGACAGTTGTTGTATCTGCAAGTGTATACCAAATTATACCAACTAAGGGTAGAAGTGAGGTTTTGCGTTTGCCAAACAGCGTGGCAGTTGATTCTAAGGGGTTTATAATTGTAGCTGATACAGACAATTGCAGGATAGTGAAATTTGATCCTACTGGTAAAAAAGTTTTTTCAATTGGAATGAAGGGTAATCAAAAGAATCAGTTTTTGTACCCTGCAGCAGTTACCTGCGATAAGAATGGCAATATATACGTAGCGGATACCGGAAATTCAAGATTAGTAAAGTTATCACCAGATGGTAAGTGGCTTGCTTCATGGGAAAAGGTTAAAGTAAAGCGCGGTAAATTACAGACACCTATGGGAATTGCTGTAGATCGTAAAGGTTATATATACGTTAGTGATTATTCACTAAATAAAATTGTTAAATATAACAGTATAGGACAATTTGTGTCTGAAATAACAAAATTAAATACAAAAGGAGATAAATTGAATTTCCCTCGCGGTATTGCTGTGGATCCAGCTGGAAATCTATATGTAGCTGATAGTGGAAACAATAGGATTGTTGTTATAAACCAAAAAGGTAATGTTGTATCTATATATAACAAAATAAGCAATTATTTCAAACTTCATCACCCCTTAGGTATTGCAATAGATCAAAGTGGTGTGAATATCGCTATCACGGATACTGATTACCATCGAGTTATTTTATATTCTACTAAGATAAGAAAAGCTTATACCTGGGGAAAAAATGAGAAAAACAAATTCAATTTGAATTATCCGACTGATGTGTGTTTTGACTTAGAAGGGAATATTATTGTTGCAGATACGTATAACAGCAGAATAGTAAAAATTGTGATTAAAAAATAA
- a CDS encoding tapirin yields the protein MPEKISCLKDKMFIKKVDGSVLIVVIIVIAVLSTILLGTMSAVLASLNQSTSIYQKSATGYGAESVAEEFLYYFNQLLEAAKDIAYDYYYKADGTLENTSPGRVRLLLGDESYEPGKILDDLRHGRITQDVAKDKVYKGIEAIIKDEVSRFMNDVGSDASVKVESLPLMEFKKLSDLVQLWIRPHYEGLTGYKFDGITVNAWSGATGSSLPDGYTIYIDVSKTRAVTSSDKEVKRTLRLDFKILGNSGSSQNIILNPSPTTVPSSPIDYAIFSKGALITNKNLTVENGSVYSGGDMTIDGGAVFDIDNLISKGDLVINQDTDTRCRDNNINVRNIIYVEKNLKTNRAYPRLTNIRARIIYVVQDIQLYGAGSYEFNQLFTDNNVVLAGAGVNMKISGLASITGRLEITNGATVTLQNNSALYCNSLVVRNGSRLILESGARLYVATSPDPLTIMSIQNYGGTISFSSSFSYPSPPAEIDEIRNRDYTSGLLTTPLPADSVGSNQLGSTADTSQAPPQIVIYGESFINDNEARIEISDRLGLSIVDFSTLQLHLISRGNITFVGGGLTILNGSIISLGNTFNINTMGNPYAGLTLKYQMPSPPIQQDIESNTGIQPSQTIYTEADAVGRKTLYNILRRNIVIK from the coding sequence ATGCCGGAAAAAATTAGTTGTTTAAAAGACAAGATGTTTATTAAAAAGGTTGACGGATCTGTTTTGATTGTGGTGATAATAGTTATTGCTGTTCTGAGCACAATATTGCTGGGGACGATGTCTGCTGTGTTGGCATCACTGAACCAGAGCACATCTATATATCAGAAATCTGCAACAGGCTATGGAGCTGAAAGTGTAGCAGAGGAGTTTTTGTATTATTTTAATCAATTATTGGAGGCTGCAAAGGATATAGCATATGATTATTATTACAAAGCGGATGGGACACTGGAAAATACAAGTCCTGGCAGAGTAAGATTGTTATTGGGAGACGAAAGTTACGAACCGGGGAAGATATTGGATGATTTGCGACACGGGAGGATAACTCAAGATGTAGCAAAGGACAAGGTGTATAAAGGTATTGAAGCGATAATAAAGGATGAGGTAAGCCGATTTATGAATGATGTGGGCAGTGATGCTTCTGTAAAGGTAGAATCTTTACCGTTGATGGAGTTTAAGAAGTTATCTGACTTGGTGCAGTTATGGATAAGACCCCATTATGAGGGTTTGACTGGATATAAATTTGATGGTATTACAGTTAATGCATGGTCAGGTGCGACAGGAAGTTCTCTACCTGACGGTTATACCATTTACATTGATGTTTCCAAAACAAGAGCTGTAACTTCGTCGGATAAAGAAGTAAAAAGAACATTGCGATTAGACTTTAAAATACTTGGTAACAGTGGAAGTTCACAGAACATAATCTTGAATCCTTCACCAACCACAGTGCCTTCATCACCGATTGATTATGCAATATTTTCGAAAGGTGCTCTTATTACTAACAAAAACCTGACTGTGGAAAATGGCAGTGTTTATTCAGGCGGTGACATGACGATTGACGGTGGTGCAGTATTTGATATTGACAATTTGATCTCAAAGGGTGATTTAGTAATAAATCAAGATACTGACACGCGCTGTAGAGACAATAATATAAATGTGCGAAACATAATTTATGTAGAAAAAAACTTAAAAACAAACAGAGCATATCCGCGCTTGACAAATATTCGAGCAAGAATAATTTATGTTGTTCAAGATATACAACTATATGGTGCAGGGAGTTATGAATTTAATCAATTGTTTACAGATAATAATGTCGTTTTAGCTGGAGCGGGAGTGAATATGAAAATTTCTGGATTAGCAAGTATAACAGGAAGACTTGAGATTACTAATGGGGCAACGGTTACCTTGCAAAATAACAGTGCACTTTACTGCAATTCATTGGTAGTACGCAATGGTTCCCGCTTGATTCTTGAAAGTGGAGCCAGATTATATGTAGCAACAAGTCCTGATCCGCTAACGATAATGTCCATACAGAATTATGGAGGGACAATTTCATTTTCTTCTTCTTTTTCATATCCCTCTCCACCAGCTGAAATTGACGAGATAAGAAATCGGGATTATACCAGTGGTTTGCTAACAACACCATTGCCAGCTGATAGTGTAGGCAGTAACCAACTTGGAAGTACTGCAGATACATCTCAAGCCCCACCGCAGATAGTAATATATGGTGAATCTTTTATTAACGATAATGAAGCAAGGATAGAGATATCAGACAGATTGGGATTATCAATTGTTGATTTCTCAACACTTCAGCTGCATTTAATTTCAAGAGGAAACATTACATTTGTGGGTGGCGGCTTAACCATTCTGAATGGTTCAATTATTTCCCTTGGTAATACTTTCAATATTAACACTATGGGAAATCCATATGCAGGACTAACGTTGAAGTATCAAATGCCAAGCCCACCCATTCAGCAAGACATTGAGAGTAATACAGGTATTCAACCATCTCAAACAATATATACGGAAGCTGATGCAGTCGGAAGAAAAACTTTATATAACATTTTAAGACGAAACATTGTTATAAAGTAG
- the pilM gene encoding type IV pilus biogenesis protein PilM, translated as MSEKVVVEIGKNYIRVVEGKYHNETIEIDRFFEKNLDDNIIREDIKVDDVLLQIELRSFFNQNKVGKKNVNVIFSGISNILIRELEMPYVADDKVYNMIRHEARQYFPINIDNYVLDYKQLRIFNEGKVKKQKVLIVGVHRFLIEGIINAFRNAGIKISKIDIEPNSIVKLFKIERKLNKQTDDNSYLIANITRNGVSTSVVANNELCATKLFPLVQLEEMFKENSEQSYDYEFSYIEDLISESIIKFYDFVRTREEPITDIKKVYLTGEVCQHIDISDILKKRINMDVELMSGFKSIKKIGTQEKSVMFSYVTVFSGLI; from the coding sequence GTGAGCGAAAAAGTTGTTGTTGAGATTGGAAAAAACTACATTAGAGTGGTTGAGGGAAAATATCACAACGAGACCATTGAAATTGATAGATTTTTTGAAAAAAATCTTGACGATAATATAATTAGAGAAGATATTAAAGTTGATGATGTACTTTTGCAGATAGAACTTAGAAGCTTTTTCAATCAAAATAAGGTTGGTAAGAAAAATGTGAATGTAATATTTTCAGGGATTTCTAACATTTTGATAAGAGAACTGGAGATGCCTTATGTTGCCGATGACAAAGTGTACAATATGATACGCCATGAGGCAAGACAATATTTCCCAATTAACATAGATAATTATGTACTTGATTATAAGCAGTTAAGAATATTTAATGAGGGAAAAGTTAAAAAGCAAAAGGTATTAATTGTTGGTGTACATAGATTCTTAATCGAAGGTATAATAAATGCTTTTAGAAATGCAGGAATAAAAATATCTAAGATTGATATTGAACCAAACTCTATTGTCAAATTATTCAAAATAGAAAGGAAGCTGAATAAACAAACAGATGATAATTCATATCTAATAGCAAATATTACTCGAAACGGGGTTTCTACATCAGTTGTTGCAAATAACGAGCTCTGTGCCACAAAACTGTTTCCGCTTGTTCAGCTGGAAGAGATGTTTAAGGAAAATTCAGAACAATCTTATGATTATGAATTTAGCTATATTGAGGATCTCATTTCTGAAAGTATAATCAAGTTTTATGACTTTGTACGAACGAGAGAAGAACCGATAACAGATATTAAAAAAGTATATTTAACAGGAGAGGTATGTCAACATATTGATATCAGTGATATTTTAAAAAAGAGAATTAATATGGATGTAGAACTTATGAGCGGGTTTAAATCTATTAAGAAGATTGGGACACAAGAAAAAAGTGTAATGTTTAGTTATGTAACAGTTTTCAGTGGGTTAATTTAA
- a CDS encoding prepilin-type N-terminal cleavage/methylation domain-containing protein gives MKYRGFSLSEMIIVIVIIAILLAIGIPAYLSSVRRAEVRNVANGLSDVISMLYEYEDKEAVYDKYFVKINNYIIPDPATGERYLQIQLIKYVGGTETVLKELKSKTVELNSDIIVTGAGPVATYLYYDKNGTLWKFSGSPGLRANESHYQNTNKEIVVKARGATSGYQKRVIIKALPPGSVEVK, from the coding sequence ATGAAATATAGAGGTTTTTCTCTTAGTGAAATGATAATTGTAATAGTTATAATTGCTATATTATTGGCAATTGGGATACCTGCATATCTATCATCTGTTCGTCGTGCAGAAGTTAGAAATGTTGCAAATGGGTTGTCAGATGTGATTTCTATGCTGTATGAGTACGAAGATAAAGAAGCAGTTTATGACAAATATTTTGTTAAAATTAATAATTACATTATACCAGATCCAGCAACAGGTGAAAGGTATTTACAGATTCAACTGATAAAATATGTGGGTGGAACAGAAACAGTATTAAAGGAATTAAAAAGCAAAACTGTTGAATTAAATTCTGATATAATTGTTACGGGAGCAGGGCCAGTTGCCACGTATTTGTATTATGACAAAAATGGAACATTATGGAAGTTCTCAGGTTCTCCTGGTCTACGAGCCAACGAAAGTCATTATCAAAATACAAATAAAGAAATTGTGGTAAAAGCAAGAGGGGCAACAAGTGGTTATCAGAAAAGAGTTATTATTAAAGCGTTGCCTCCAGGGAGTGTTGAAGTTAAATGA
- a CDS encoding type II secretion system protein, translating into MKRKGFTLIELVVVVAILGVIIAIAVPQVLRNINKARRAADIQNARHIAYAFYLFKEETGVSLNVLIPDNNFHKIDSDVVSLSPPYSLKLSDYISGGLPKPVYRRSYYFYYKLDTVLKVYSGDGTNFYELFPNVDPGY; encoded by the coding sequence TTGAAAAGAAAAGGATTTACCTTAATTGAGCTGGTGGTAGTGGTTGCTATCCTGGGTGTGATTATTGCTATAGCCGTCCCCCAGGTTTTAAGAAATATAAATAAGGCAAGAAGAGCAGCTGACATTCAAAATGCAAGACATATTGCATATGCCTTCTATCTTTTTAAAGAAGAAACAGGAGTAAGTTTAAATGTGCTTATACCTGATAACAATTTTCACAAAATTGACTCAGATGTTGTAAGTTTAAGTCCTCCATATAGTTTAAAGCTTAGCGATTATATTTCAGGAGGCTTGCCAAAACCAGTTTACCGGCGTTCCTACTACTTCTACTATAAACTTGATACTGTACTAAAAGTTTATAGTGGTGATGGAACAAACTTTTATGAGCTTTTTCCAAATGTTGATCCTGGTTACTAA